The nucleotide sequence GCGCCGGCCGCTTTGGGTCGAGCGCGGCGGCGAGGTCGAGGAGATCGGCGCGGACCGCCTGGGCCTGGGCTACGCCAAAACCCCGGAGGACGCGGTCTTTGCCAACGTGGCCGTGGAGTTGGCTGCGGGCGATACGCTCTTTCTTTTTTCCGATGGCCTCACCGACCAGATCGGCGGCGTACGGGGCTTGCCGCTGGGCAAAAAGCCCCTTCGCCAATGGCTGGCCGAGGCGGCCGGCGCGCCCCTGGTAGAGCGTCGGCAGGCCCTGGTCACCATTTTTGAAAACCACAGGGGCCGCGCCTCCCGGCGCGACGACGTGGCCGCCCTGGCCGTGCGCCCCGTTGCCAAGCAAGGAGTCAATGCATGACAGGCGGGCCGCAATTCGACAAATGCCGGGAAATGCTGCGCGAGGGCGGCGTGGTCCTCTACTTCAAGGGACCGGTGACCCAGGAGGTGGTGGAGGGCCTTGGCTCCATGATCCGGCGCAAGGTGGATTTCGAGATCGCCAACCGTTCCCGGGCCTCCCAGGCTTTCGCCGTGCTGGTGGAACAGCTGCAAAACGTGCTGCGCTACGCCGCCGACGCCGTGGACATGGCCAGCGGCCGCATGGCTTCCGGGGAACTCATCATCCGCCTGGACCCGGCCGGCCTGTGCCTGAGCTGCGGCAACCTCATCACCAGGGACCTGGGGCCGCGCATCCGGGAACGCCTCGACGCCCTGGCCGGCGTTGACAAGGACGGCCTCAAGGCCCTGTACAAGGCCGCCCGCCAGCAGGGGCCGGACGAGCAGTCGCGCGGCGCGGGACTGGGGTTTCTGGAGATGGCCCGGCGGGCCGTTTCGCCCATGCGCTACGAGATCGAGGCCGTTTCCGACGAGCTGGCCTGGTTTTCCCTGGATGTCGTCATCGCCTAAAAGCGTTCTTCAAACAGACGCTCGTGTTATTGTAAAATCATGAGTTGCAGGTGGTTGTCGGCGAAGTGCCGGATGCTCTTTTTAAGGACGCGACACGAGCCGGGAAGACCGCCGCCATTGCAGCCGCCGCGCAAGGTCCGGCCTGGAAGCGTTTTCAGGGCCGGGACCGGCGCAGGCCATAGGAGAGAAGTTTTCATGCAGCCGTTTGTCTGCGCGCCCACGCGCTCCACGCCGGAAGTCCACTTTGACGCGGCCAGCCATCGCCACCGCATGAAGGGCGAATGTTATCCGGAAAACGCGGCCGCGTTTTTCGGGCCGCTTTTCACCTGGGTCAAGGCCTATCTGGCCGCCAAACCGGCCGGCCCGGTCGTGTTCGATCTGGAACTGGTCTATTTCAACTCGTCCTCGTCCAAGGCTCTGCTCGACCTCTTCGAGATCCTGGAGCGCGCCGCCGCCTCGGGCACGAACATCACCGTCAATTGGCGCTACGACAAGGATAACGACATCGCCTGCGAATGCGGCGAAGAGTTCGCCGAGGACGCCAAGGCGCTCATATTTACGCTGCTGGCGCTCTAACAAGAGGGAGATGCCTCCGGCGGCCGGGAGGGGGTAACCCCCTCCCGGACCCTCCCTGAAAGGGGGGCAACAAGGATCAAGGAGCGAGGGGGGACGACATGGATGACGTCGCCATGGTGGCGGATGGGCCGGAAACGGTTCGGAAAATGGCGGCCGGCCGGCCGCTTTGCTGGCGCGCGCCCCATCCGGCCTCCCTGGCCCTGGCCGGTCTTGTGGCCGTGGCGGCCGGGGGTGCGGCCGGGGCCTGCGTCCTGTGGCAGATGCCGCCGGTTGCTGCCGTTTTGTTGGTCGGGCTTTCGGCCCTGTGCCTGACCCTGGCCGGCCTGGCTTTGCTGGCGGAAATGCCGGCGCGCCTCATGGCCGACCGGCTGGCCCAGGCGGCGGAGGGCATTCAAGCCGAGGGGCCGCCGCCTCTGGCGCTTGTCGTCGGCCCTCTGGCCGGGTTGTGGCCGGCGGCCGGTGAGGTGGCCGGGCGGGTGGCCGACCTTGGGGCCGAAGCCGAGGCTCAGCGCCGCCAGGCCTTCACCGAAAATCGCCAGGCGCTCAAAGCCCTGCGCGACGCGACCAAGGCCCGCAAGCAGGCCGACCAGGCGCGCGCCGCCGCCGTGGCCGAGGTGGTGGGCGAGGTGCGCGGCCATGTGGACGCCGCCTCGGGTCGGACCCGGTCGCTGCTGGCCGATAGTTCCGCCGCCGTGGAGCTCGTGGCCGGCCAGTCGGCCAGCCTCGGCGAGGCCATGGACCTCCTCGACCTGGCCCTGGCCGCCGTGCGTCGGGCCTCCGATGCCGCCCTGGCCGCCGCCGCCAAGGCCAACGCCGCCGCCGCCACAGCCGCCAGCGGCCGCCGCCTGGAAGAGGGGCTGGGGCAGGGGTGCCGCACCTTGTCCGCGGCCATGGACGGGCTTTCAACCTCCTTTTCCGAACTCCTTGGCGGCTTGCGCTTTGCCGCCGACACCGGCGAAGCCATTGCCGACATCGCCGACCAGACCAACATGCTGGCGCTTAATGCCGCCATCGAGGCCGCCCGGGCCGGCGACCACGGCCGGGGATTCGCCGTGGTCGCCGACGAGGTGCGCCGGCTGGCCGAGCGCTCCAAGGAGGCCGCCGCCCAGGCTGCCGCCCGGTTGGGCCGGGTTCTGGCCCAGGCCGAGGGCAACGCCGGCCTTTTGACCGAAGCCAACGCCGCCGCCGGCGAGTTCCTCGACCTGTCCGGCCGGCTAGGCGCGGCCCTGGCCTCCATCGCCGGCGACGCCGAGGCCGCCCGGACCCAGGGGCAAGGCAGCGCCGAGGCCATTGGGCAGTCCCTGGCTTCCTTGGACCGGGCCGGTCAGGCCCTGGCCGAAACCCTGGCCAAGGCCACGGCCATCGAAGAATCGTCCCTGGCCGGCCAGGACCATGCCCGCCGGGTGGAAGAAGCCCTGGCCGGCGTGGACAGCCTCATGGCCCGGCTATGCGGCACGACGGCGGCGGACGGATCTGTGGCCTGTAATTGAAAATTACAGCCATTATCAATGAATCCGAAATCCAGTCTTGGTTGGGAGGGAATATGGACAGGCGCGAGGACGACAACCGCACGCATCTGGGGGCCATTGCCCCGGGCGGGCAATGCACGGTGGCACGGGTGGGCTGCGACGGCTGCCTGGGGCAACGCCTGGGTGATCTGGGGCTGGTGCCGGGCGAAACGGTGACGGTGGTGCGAAACGCGCCCCTTCGCGACCCCATTGAGATCAAGGTCAGCGGCTTTCTGGTCAGCCTGCGGCGTTGCGAGGCCTCCCTGGTCGAGGTGACGGCAAAATGAGCGCGCGCATCCTCGCCGCCCTGGCCGGCCAGCCCAACTGCGGCAAGTCCACGGTCTTTAACATGCTCACCGGCGCGCGCCAGCATGTGGCCAATTTTCCCGGCGTCACCGTGGAAAAGAAATCCGGCCATTTCAAGCTCGGCGGCAGCAGTTGCGAACTGGTGGACCTGCCCGGCGCCTATTCCATCAGCTCCTATTCCCCGGAAGAACGCGTCACCCGCGATTTCCTGCTGTTTGACCACCCCAAGGTGGTGGTCAACGTCATCGACGCCTCCAATTTGCGCCGCCATCTGTGCCTGACCGTGGAACTGCTCGAGCTTGAGGCCAACGTGGTGGTCCATTGCAACATGATGGACGTGGCCGAGCGCCGGGGCCAGAAGCTTGACATCGAGGCCTTGGCCGCGCGCCTGGGCGTGCCGGTGTCCTCGGGCGTGGGGCGCAAAGGCCAGGGCCGCGAGAAACTGGCGGCGGTCATGACCCAGGCCATGGAACAGCCCCCCAAGGACGAGCCGTTTCGGGTGGATTACGGCCCCCTGGAACCCCACATCCGGGCCGTTGAGGACGTGCTGGCCGAGGGCGGGGAGCTGGGCGCGCCCAGGCGCTGGCTGGCCGTGCGGCTGCTGGAGGGCGACGCCGGAGCCACGGCGTTCGTGGGCGAGGTGTTTTTCGATCCCGTGCGCCTGGGAACGCTTGTCGCCGAGCGCCAGCAGGCCTTTGGGGAGGCGTCCGGGGAATCCCCCGCCGCCTTTGCCGCTCTGGCCCGCCGCCGGTTGGCCAGAAACCTGGCCCAGGCCGCCACGCTCAAGGCCGCCGGCCCCGAGCGCACCGCCACAGACCGCATCGACGACCTTGTGTGCCACAAATTTCTTGGTCCAGCCATTCTCGTGGCCGTGCTGTTCGTTCTCTACCAAGTGTCCATCGTCTACGGCTACAAGCTCACCAACTACACCTGGCCGCTTCTGGCGGGCCTCAAAAACTTCGTGGCCGGCTATCTGCCTCCGTCCGGCATGCTCGAAGACCCGGTGCTGCGGTCGCTCGGGCTGTGGTTCATGGATTCCATCAATGCGCTGCTCAACTACATCCCGATATTTTTCCTGCTCTTTTTCTGCGTGGCCTTCCTGGAGGACACCGGATACATGCCGCGCATGGCCTTCATCCTGGACCGGCTCTTCCGGTCCTACGGCCTGCACGGGCAATCAACCCTGCCCATGGTGCTGGCCGGGGTCTATCTCGGCGGCTGCTGCGTGCCCGGGGTCATGGCCTGCAAGGCCATCCCGGACGACAAGTCCCGGCTGGCCACCATCCTTATTATCCCGCTCATGAACTGTCTGGCCAAGGTGCCGCTCTATGTCCTCTTGGTCGGCGCGTTTTTCCCCCACGAAGCCTCGGCGGCCATGTTCTTCATCTCCACGGTAACGCTGTTCATGGCCCTGCCCATCGCCCGGCTGCTCTCGGGCACGCTGCTGTCCAACCTCGACAGCGCGCCGTTTATCATGGAAATGCCGCCATACCATATGCCGACCCTGCGAAACCTCCTCACCAGGGCCATTGAGAAGGTGGCGCTTTTCATTCAGAAAATCGTCACCGTGGTGGCCGCCGTGGCTGTCATCGTTTTTGTCCTGCTGCAGTTTCCGGGCATCAGCCGGGAGCACAAGGCCGTCTATCAGGCCCGGATCGACGAGGCCCGGGGGCAGCTGGACGCCGCCGTGGCCGGGTCGCGCTTCGAGGCCGTCCTGGCCGGCGACGGGCTGCTCCATTTCCTGCGCTACGAGGAAGCCTACAAGGCGGCCCGGGCCGGCATCGAGGACGCCGAGGCGGCCAAGGCCGTGGACGCCAGGTTCCGCGACGAGAGCCCGGATTTCTTCGCCATCTTGAAACCCCGGACCGATGCCGCGGCCAAGGCCGCCCAGGCTGGGGTGAAGGGCTTTGCCGCAGCCCGTGACGGCATCACCCTGGAAATGCGCCGGGAGCGCCTGGAAACGAGCTTCCTGGGCATCCTTGGCCGGGCGCTGGAACCCGTGACCCAGTTCGCGGGATTCAACTGGCGCGTCAACGCCGGTCTGCTTTCGGCCTTTGCCGCCAAGGAATCGGCCGTGGCCACCATGGGGGCCATCTACAAGCTTGAAGCCGGCGGCAACGACAACGCTTCGCTGGAGGATTCCATGCGCAAGGGCGAGGCCGATTTCACGCCCTTGCACGCCCTGGCGCTGATGCTCTTCATGGCCTTGTATCCGCCCTGCATGGCCACCTCCATGATGATCAAGGTCCAGACCGGCCAGGCCAAGTGGATGGTCCTGGCCATCCTCTATCCCATGGTGCTCGGCATTGTCGTGGCCAGCGCCGTTTTCACCGGCAGCCGGCTCCTGGGCCTCGACGGCGTCACGGCCATGTGGAGTTTTTACGCCGTGGCCGTGGCCGCCACCATTCTGGCCGGCCTTGTGCCGCACCGGACCCGGGGCATGTTGTCCGTGGCCGGGAATGCCTGCCCGGCGGTTCCCAATTCCTAGCCGTCGATGTTTCAAGAAGCCGTAAATCCCGGGCGCGGCCTTGCCCCCGCCCGGGAAAACCTCAACCCGCGCGGACGCGGATGATCGGAGAGACGTATCATGCAACTGAAAATGAAAATGCTTTTCGTTATCGTTAGTCTGGTGCTGGCCCTGCCCGGAGTTGCCCTGGCCCACACCGCCCTTTGCACCTGCTTTGACAACGCCGACGGCACCATCACCTGCGAAGGCGGCTTTTCCGACGGCTCCTCGGCCTCGGGCGTGAGCCTTATCGTCAAGGACGGCGGGGGCAAGGTCATCGAACAAGGGGCCATGGACAAGACGTCCAAGTACACCTTCAAGAAGCCCGCCGGCGCGTACACAGTCGTTTTCGAGGCCGGCGAAGGCCACAAGATCGAGATCGACGGCAAAAAGATCCTGGAATAACGCGGAAACCCCACAAAGGAGCACGACATGCAGCACAAAAAAACCGTTGCCGGCGTTTTGGCCGCCCTGGCCTTGGCCCTTCCCGGCCTGGCCCTGGCCCACTTCCAGATGATCTACACGCCGGAAATCGCCCTGGACAAGGGCGGCGAAGTGGACATGCGCCTGGTGTTTACCCACCCCTTTGAGGCCGGGCATTCCATGGACATGGGCGCGCCGGAGCAGTTTTTCATGGTCTACCAGAAAGGCGGCGAGGGCGAGCCGCAAAAGACCGACCTCAAGGCGGGGCTGGCCCCCATCGTCTGGAAGAGCCTGGGCAACACCGGCAAGGCCTACACCTTCAAGCAAAAGCTGCGTAGCCCCGGCGACTATGTTTTCGCCCTGGTCCCGGCGCCCTATCTTGAGCCCGAGGAAGGTGCCTACATGCAGCAGATCACCAAACTGGTGCTCAACGTCGGCGGCATCCCCGGCAACTGGGACAAGCCGGTGGGCCTGCCCGCCGAGATCGTGCCCCTGGCCAAGCCCTACGGCCTCTACACCGGCAACGTGTTCGTGGGCCAGGTCTTGTCCGAGGGCAAGCCCGTGCCCAATGCCGAGATCGAGGTGGAATACTTGAACCACGCCCCGAACATGGCCGCCAACAGCTTCGACAAGAAAGCCGCCGTGGCCGCCCCTCACGACTGCTTCATCACCCAGGCCATCAAGGCCGACGCCAATGGCGTCTTCGTCTACGCCATGCCCAAGGCCGGCTGGTGGGGTTTTGCCGCCATGGGCGTGGGGCCGGTCAAAGAGTTCGAGGGCAAGGCCATGTCCCAGGACGCGCTCATCTGGGTCAAGGCCGTGGACATGAAATAGTTCCCCCCATGCCGGGAACCCTCCGGGAAAGCGGGGCGTCCGTTTATGGGCGTCCCGTTTTGTTTTTGGTCCATCGCCGGACGGCTCCTGGCGTCGCGTCCTTGGAAGCGCAGAAGCCGTATTGCCGGCGGACACACGGAAGCCAAGGTTCTTTCAAATGTCGACCCGTCCGCGCGGGGGGAGCGGGGACGGGTCAGGCGGTCAGGCCAGGCCGAGAATCCAGCCCTCGATGGCGACGGCCTCGCGTTCGGCGTCGCTCAGCGACGGCTCCAGGAACGCGCTCAGCCGGCCGGCCCGGTCCGTGGCCTGGAGCCAAGCGCACAGGCAAAACGCGTCGTGTTGATCCGGGGTGCGGCCGTTCCGGGGATAGAGATGGCTGACCAGGGACGGATAGGCTTCGGCGACCACTGATGCCCCGGCCGGGGGCATGAAGCCGTCGAAGGGCCAGAAAACTGCCTTGCCGTCGGTCTCCTGGCGGATGCGACGCAGCATGGTCAGGCCGGCGAAGGTCGCCTTGGCCACCGATCCGGGCACATCGAAATGAAACACCGACTTGGCCCGGCCGGTGCGGATCTCGCACAGCCGCCGCCAGCGCGAACTGCCCATACGGGCCGCGCCGTCGCCAAACGCGCCTTGGCGGATAAAGTCCACGTACATATAGGGCTCGTCCGTGGGCCAGTGGGCGGCGAAGTCGTCGAGAAAGGCCGGCCAGTCGTCGGGAAGCCCGTACTGTTCGAAATAGGCCAGGGGAAAGGAAAACCCGTGGTCGATGCCGACCAGGGTCGGGATGTCTTCGCCCAGGCGCTGGGCGAGCCAGTCGGTTAGCGCCTGACGGCACCAGTATTTGCGGCCCGGTTCGGTGGTGGTCGCCTCGCGGGGCGGGCCGTCGCCGTCGGCGACATAGGCGCGAAGACCCTTTAAAGGGGAGGTGGGAACCTCGGCCCCGGAATAGTCGATGCCGATGTAGCGGGCGAAACGAGGCTTTTTCTCGGGCTTGGGCACGAGGCGCAGCCTTGGGGGATCGGATGGACAAGCGGGCATGGCGGCGCTCCTTGCCCTGACCATATCGGGTCCCGGCGACGGCGTATAGGGGCGGGCGATCCGCCACCCGGCCTCCCTTGCCGCCTTTCGGCCGATCGGCTATCCCAGGGCGGCGCAAAGACGCAGGGGAGCGCACGACATGTCCAAGACCACCCGGGCCACCCAGGCCCTGGCCAAGGCCGGCGCGGCCTTTGATGTCCTGACTTACGATTATCAGTCCGGAGCCGAGCGCATCGGCCTGCAAGCCGCCGCCGCCATTGGCGAACCGCCCTCGCGGGTGCTCAAGACGCTCATGGTGCTGGTGGACGGCAAACCGGCCTGCTGCGTGGTCCCCTCCGACGGCGAGCTGTCCATGAAACGCGTGGCCGCCGCCTTTGGCGGCAAGGCCGCCGCCATGATGCCCCCGGCCGAAGCCGAAAAAGCCACCGGCTACCACGTGGGCGGCATCAGCCCCTTTGGCGCGAAAAAGCGCCTGCCCGTGGTCATCGAGGCGGCGGCGCTGGACGAACCCTACGTCATCATCAACGCCGGCCAGCGCGGCGTCATGGTCCGCCTGTCCCCGGCCGAGGCCGTGCGCGTGGCCGGCGCACTGTCTGCGCCGCTGCTTGCCTGAGCTTCCTGTCTGCGCATCCGTTTTTATCCGTGATTCTGGTTTGTTGTGACGCGTTGCGGCTTGACGGCCGCGCGCGGTGGTTGGCAGCGTTTTCTCGCTGGTCGCTGGTCGCTGGTCGCTGGTCGCTGGTCGCTGGTCGCTGGTCGCTGGTCGCTGGTCGCTGGTCGCTGGTCGCTGGTCGCTGGCGTGTGACGCTGCGAAGCTGCTGCGGCTAAGTGACCAAGGCTGCCGGCTCAGGAGCACCGGCCAGGGCCGGACGTGCCGGCTAGGAAGAGTCCGCCAGCCGCCGCAAGAAAACAGGCATCGGTTGGCGCCATGGCAGTTCGCTGACGATGCGCGGCGACGGACCCTTCCCGGCCGGCGCGTCCGGCCGGACCGGGGGCCGCCGCGCCGGGAATCTCCCCGGCGCGGCGGGCCTGGCGGCTACATGGCCGCCGTGTAGATGTCGGCCACGTCCTTGTCCGTGGCGCAGCGCGGATTGGTGAAGCGGCAGATGTCCTTCTGGGCGTTGGCGGTCATGGTCGGAATGTCACCCGCCTTGACCTCCTTGCCGTAGCGCCGGCCAAGCTCGACCAGATTGGCCGGGATGCCGACGTCGGTCGAGAGCTGGCGGATGGCCTTGAGCGCCAGTTCGGCGGCGTCGCGCGGGGCCAGACCGGCCGTGTTCTCGCCCATGATGGCGGCCATTTCGGCGAATTTTTCCACCTTGGCGATGAGGTTGAACTTCTCGACGTAGGGCAGAAGCAGGGCGTTGCATTCGCCGTGGGGCAGGTTGTAGAAGCCGCCGAGCTGGTGGGCCATGGAATGCACGTAACCAAGGCTGGCGTTATTAAAGGCCATGCCGGCCAGGTACTGGGCAAAGCACATGCCTTCCCGGGCGGCCAGATCCTGGCCGTTGGCCACGGCCTTGCGCAGGTGGGTGAAGATGAGTTTCATGGCTTCCACGGCGCAGGCGTCGGTCATGGGGTTGGCGATGGTGGAGACGAAGGCTTCCACGGCGTGGGTGAGCGCGTCCATGCCGGTGGCGGCCGTCAGCGCCGGGGGCATCCCGACCATGAGCACCGGATCGTCTATGGCGATGCCCGGGGTGACGCGCCAGTCGGCGATGGCCATTTTGACGTGGCGCGAGGTGTCGGTGATGACCGCGAACCGGGTCATCTCCGAAGCCGTGCCGGCGGTGGTGTTGACGGCGAGGTAGGGCATGAGCGGCTTGGTGGCCTTGTCGATGCCTTCGTAGTCGTGGATCTTGCCGCCGTTGGAAATGAGCAGTCCGATGCCCTTGCCGCAGTCGTGGGAGGAACCGCCGCCCAGGGTGATGAGGCTGTCGCAGCCCGAGCTTTTGTAGAGTTCCGTCCCTTCGGCCACGTTGAGGTCAGTGGGGTTGGGCACGGTCTTGTCGTAGACCGTGTAGGGCATGGCGGCGGCGTCGAGGAGTTCGGTCACCTGTTTGAGGATGCCGGCCGCAACCACGCCTTTGTCCGTGACGACCAGCGGTTTGCTGCCCCCCAGCGCCTTGATCTTCTCCGGGATGAGCTTGGACGCGCCGATGCCGATGAGGGTCACGCTGGGAATGAAGAAACCGTATACCTGTTCCTGAACTGCCATGGCGTCCTCCGAGACGGTTTGATGGTTAGATCTTGCCTGTACATGGCATGCAACAACATCGCTTATGACAGATCCTGTCTCGATTGAAGCGAACGACAGGACGTGTCGTGACGGCTGCCGCAGCCGAGTCGGTCTTTTCCTCGTGCGTCAATCGGATTTTCTGGTCGAGTTCACGACCTCGACGCGGAGGAAAAGGCGACGCCTGTGGTCAGGATTCGTTGTTGTTGCATACGGTCCGGCAATGTCTTGTCAGCGCTACAGCAAGAGGCGGACCAGAACTCTCAGAAGGGCCGTTTGAAGAGGATCATTAATTATTATAGTCTGTTGGCTGAGACGATGCGGTGACTGACCTAGTCGAAGGTGTTCAGAAACCGGACATGTCAACCTGACATGTCCGGTTTACGGCCGGCTACTGGTCACGAAACGTGTCCGCGGAGATGCCGTACTGCTTAAGCTTGGCGTACAGCGTCGTGCGCGAGATGTTGAGCAGGTTGGAGGCACGCCGGAAGTTGCCGCCGGTTTCGCGCAGGGTTTCGAGGATCAGCGCCCGCTGGATGCGCTTAAGCGACATGCCGGCCTCGCCCGGGGCGGCCGGCCGGCCCCGCAGCATGTCGGTCATGACGTCCTGGGGCAGGTCGGCGATGTCGATGCGGCTGGAGCAAGCCACGTTGACCAGGCGCTCGATGCAGTTTTCCAACTCGCGCACGTTGCCGGGCCAGTGGTGGGCGGCCAGGGCGGCCAGGGCCTCGCGGGAGATCTCCAACTCCGGCTTGCCGAGAGAGGCGGTGAACTTGTCCAGGAACAGCCGGGTGAGCAGCGGCACGTCGCCTTCGCGCTGCCGCAGGGGCGGGATGGCGATGGACAGGACATTGAGGCGGTAATAGAGGTCGCCGCGAAAGGCGTTGTTGCGCACGGCTAAGGCCAAGTCCTTGTTAGTGGCCGCGATGATGCGCACGTCCACGCGCCGGGCCTCCTTGCCGCCCAGGCGCGTCACCTCGTTTTCCTGCAAAAGCCGCAGCAGGCTCACCTGAGCCTCCAGGGGCATCTCGCCGATCTCGTCCAGAAACAGCGTCCCCCCGTCGGCCAGCTCGAACTTGCCCGGGCTGCCCTCCTTGAGCGCTCCGGAAAAGGCCCCGGCCACGTAGCCGAACAGTTCGCTTTGCACCAGGTTTCGCGGCAGCGCGCCGCAGTTGACCACCACGAACGGCCCCTTGCGCCTGGCCCCGGCGTTGTGGACGGCCTGGGCGAAGAGTTCCTTGCCGGTGCCGGATTCGCCAAGAAGCAGGGTGGTGGCGTCGCCCTGGGCGGCTACCCGGGCCAGCCGCACCGCCTCGCGCAGGGCCTTGGACTGGCCCAGGATGTGCTCGAAGGTGTAAACGGCCTTGGCTCCGGCCACCCGGGCGGCGTATTTGCGCATCCGCCGGGTTTCACGCAGGGTCAGGATGACGCCGCCGTCGGCAAAGGGCGCGCAGGAGAGCGCGCACGACAGCTCGCCTTGGACAAGCCGGAAGGTCACCTCCCGGTCGTGGAAGGTCTGCCGGTCAGCCAGGATGGCGCGCAGCACCTCGCTTTCGCGCACAAAACTTCGGATGTCGCGGCCGACCACGTCCGGGGACAGCCCCAGCATGGAACAGGCCTGGCCGTTGAGGCTGACGATGGTCCCGTCGGCCCCGAGCACGGCCACGCCGTCGTCGAGAAGTTCGAGGATGACGCGCTGGCTGGCGATAAGCGCGCGCAGGCGCAAATGCTCCTCGATGGCGTGGGCGGCGGCTTCCACCAGCCCCAGGGTGTGCTGGTGGAAGTTCTCGGTGCTGATGGCCAGATTGAGCGCGCCCAGGAACCGGCCGGTGCTGTCGTGGATGGGCGCGGCCGAGCAGCTTAAATAGTGCAGGGAGGAGCTGAAATGCTCCGCGCCCATGACGTGGACCGGCCGGCGTTCAACCAGGCACAGGCCCATGCCGTTGGTCCCAAGGGTGGCTTCGTCGCAGCGCCGCCCGGGTTCGCCGTAGGGCACGCTGGCCAGGTCTTCCCGGGTGGCCGACACGTGCAGCACCAAGCCGGTCGTGTCCACCAGGGTGACCACGCTGCTGGAGAGGTGAATGGAGTGGGCCAGCCGGTCCATGACCCGCTTGGCCGTGTCCACCAGCTCCCGGTTGTCGGCTACGGATCGGGCCAGGCCGGCGGCGTCGATGGGGCACAGGGCCAGCGTATCGGCCGGAAAGCCGGCCCGGCGGCAACGCTGCCAGGATTGGAGAATGACCGGCCGCGCCACGGCCTCGTCCACGGCCAGGCCGGCCTGGAATCGCCGCCATTGGGCCAGGACGGCCGCGGCTCGCTCCCGGGACAGCGGCAGCTGCGCTTCGGTTTCCATGAAGGTCTCCCCTGCCGCCTCCGGACGGCGAGCCGGCGTCCGGGCAGCATAGGGCCGGGGCCGGGGCAATTCAAGCCTTGGTCCGCATTGTCTTTCCCCGGGCGAAAGGCTACCTGTCGGGCGGCGGTTGGAGGCCGCCGCGCCGTATGAACACCCCTCGCGACGTTCTCAAACAGGTTTTCGGCCACGACCGCTTCCGCGGTCCCCAGCAAGCCATCGTCGAGCACGTGCTTGGCGGCGGCGACGCCGTGGTGCTCATGCCCACCGGCGGCGGCAAGTCGCTGTGCTACCAGATCCCGGCCATCCTGCGCCCGGGCACGGCCATCGTTATTTCACCGCTCATCGCGCTCATGCGTGACCAGGTGCAAACGCTCTCCGGCCTTGGCGTGCGGGCCGAGTGCCTGC is from Solidesulfovibrio magneticus RS-1 and encodes:
- a CDS encoding SiaB family protein kinase gives rise to the protein MTGGPQFDKCREMLREGGVVLYFKGPVTQEVVEGLGSMIRRKVDFEIANRSRASQAFAVLVEQLQNVLRYAADAVDMASGRMASGELIIRLDPAGLCLSCGNLITRDLGPRIRERLDALAGVDKDGLKALYKAARQQGPDEQSRGAGLGFLEMARRAVSPMRYEIEAVSDELAWFSLDVVIA
- a CDS encoding DUF1987 domain-containing protein, with the protein product MQPFVCAPTRSTPEVHFDAASHRHRMKGECYPENAAAFFGPLFTWVKAYLAAKPAGPVVFDLELVYFNSSSSKALLDLFEILERAAASGTNITVNWRYDKDNDIACECGEEFAEDAKALIFTLLAL
- a CDS encoding methyl-accepting chemotaxis protein encodes the protein MDDVAMVADGPETVRKMAAGRPLCWRAPHPASLALAGLVAVAAGGAAGACVLWQMPPVAAVLLVGLSALCLTLAGLALLAEMPARLMADRLAQAAEGIQAEGPPPLALVVGPLAGLWPAAGEVAGRVADLGAEAEAQRRQAFTENRQALKALRDATKARKQADQARAAAVAEVVGEVRGHVDAASGRTRSLLADSSAAVELVAGQSASLGEAMDLLDLALAAVRRASDAALAAAAKANAAAATAASGRRLEEGLGQGCRTLSAAMDGLSTSFSELLGGLRFAADTGEAIADIADQTNMLALNAAIEAARAGDHGRGFAVVADEVRRLAERSKEAAAQAAARLGRVLAQAEGNAGLLTEANAAAGEFLDLSGRLGAALASIAGDAEAARTQGQGSAEAIGQSLASLDRAGQALAETLAKATAIEESSLAGQDHARRVEEALAGVDSLMARLCGTTAADGSVACN
- a CDS encoding FeoA family protein → MDRREDDNRTHLGAIAPGGQCTVARVGCDGCLGQRLGDLGLVPGETVTVVRNAPLRDPIEIKVSGFLVSLRRCEASLVEVTAK
- the feoB gene encoding ferrous iron transport protein B, whose product is MSARILAALAGQPNCGKSTVFNMLTGARQHVANFPGVTVEKKSGHFKLGGSSCELVDLPGAYSISSYSPEERVTRDFLLFDHPKVVVNVIDASNLRRHLCLTVELLELEANVVVHCNMMDVAERRGQKLDIEALAARLGVPVSSGVGRKGQGREKLAAVMTQAMEQPPKDEPFRVDYGPLEPHIRAVEDVLAEGGELGAPRRWLAVRLLEGDAGATAFVGEVFFDPVRLGTLVAERQQAFGEASGESPAAFAALARRRLARNLAQAATLKAAGPERTATDRIDDLVCHKFLGPAILVAVLFVLYQVSIVYGYKLTNYTWPLLAGLKNFVAGYLPPSGMLEDPVLRSLGLWFMDSINALLNYIPIFFLLFFCVAFLEDTGYMPRMAFILDRLFRSYGLHGQSTLPMVLAGVYLGGCCVPGVMACKAIPDDKSRLATILIIPLMNCLAKVPLYVLLVGAFFPHEASAAMFFISTVTLFMALPIARLLSGTLLSNLDSAPFIMEMPPYHMPTLRNLLTRAIEKVALFIQKIVTVVAAVAVIVFVLLQFPGISREHKAVYQARIDEARGQLDAAVAGSRFEAVLAGDGLLHFLRYEEAYKAARAGIEDAEAAKAVDARFRDESPDFFAILKPRTDAAAKAAQAGVKGFAAARDGITLEMRRERLETSFLGILGRALEPVTQFAGFNWRVNAGLLSAFAAKESAVATMGAIYKLEAGGNDNASLEDSMRKGEADFTPLHALALMLFMALYPPCMATSMMIKVQTGQAKWMVLAILYPMVLGIVVASAVFTGSRLLGLDGVTAMWSFYAVAVAATILAGLVPHRTRGMLSVAGNACPAVPNS
- a CDS encoding DUF4198 domain-containing protein, whose translation is MQHKKTVAGVLAALALALPGLALAHFQMIYTPEIALDKGGEVDMRLVFTHPFEAGHSMDMGAPEQFFMVYQKGGEGEPQKTDLKAGLAPIVWKSLGNTGKAYTFKQKLRSPGDYVFALVPAPYLEPEEGAYMQQITKLVLNVGGIPGNWDKPVGLPAEIVPLAKPYGLYTGNVFVGQVLSEGKPVPNAEIEVEYLNHAPNMAANSFDKKAAVAAPHDCFITQAIKADANGVFVYAMPKAGWWGFAAMGVGPVKEFEGKAMSQDALIWVKAVDMK
- a CDS encoding YbaK/EbsC family protein: MSKTTRATQALAKAGAAFDVLTYDYQSGAERIGLQAAAAIGEPPSRVLKTLMVLVDGKPACCVVPSDGELSMKRVAAAFGGKAAAMMPPAEAEKATGYHVGGISPFGAKKRLPVVIEAAALDEPYVIINAGQRGVMVRLSPAEAVRVAGALSAPLLA
- a CDS encoding iron-containing alcohol dehydrogenase; this translates as MAVQEQVYGFFIPSVTLIGIGASKLIPEKIKALGGSKPLVVTDKGVVAAGILKQVTELLDAAAMPYTVYDKTVPNPTDLNVAEGTELYKSSGCDSLITLGGGSSHDCGKGIGLLISNGGKIHDYEGIDKATKPLMPYLAVNTTAGTASEMTRFAVITDTSRHVKMAIADWRVTPGIAIDDPVLMVGMPPALTAATGMDALTHAVEAFVSTIANPMTDACAVEAMKLIFTHLRKAVANGQDLAAREGMCFAQYLAGMAFNNASLGYVHSMAHQLGGFYNLPHGECNALLLPYVEKFNLIAKVEKFAEMAAIMGENTAGLAPRDAAELALKAIRQLSTDVGIPANLVELGRRYGKEVKAGDIPTMTANAQKDICRFTNPRCATDKDVADIYTAAM